From Sphingopyxis sp. MWB1, a single genomic window includes:
- the rarD gene encoding EamA family transporter RarD: MTTPTPSPQGSEQRGLPYAIAAYGIWGFVPIFFKLLETVPPVEVLTQRIIWSLPFCFAIMIFRRQIGEYMAAFRDWRLLRLLLASAVLIGINWLVYIYAIFTEHVLAASLGYYLNPLINVLLGMIFLGERLSRLQGVAVAMAALGVAMLLAGALNTLWISVTLALSFGTYGLLRKIAPVGSLPGLAVETTLLLPISLAAAAYYLVADSGTGFGSSTGISLLLAAAGVVTAVPLLLFATAARRMSYAALGFIQYLAPTIQFFVGIFLFREPLKPAQLICFLLIWASIAVFSFDLWRKMRASRMIEIA; encoded by the coding sequence ATGACGACCCCAACGCCGTCTCCGCAAGGGAGCGAACAGCGCGGTCTGCCCTATGCGATTGCCGCCTATGGCATATGGGGTTTCGTCCCGATTTTCTTCAAGTTGCTGGAAACGGTCCCACCCGTTGAGGTGTTGACGCAGCGGATCATCTGGTCGCTGCCCTTTTGCTTCGCCATCATGATCTTTCGCCGCCAGATCGGCGAATATATGGCTGCCTTTCGCGATTGGCGCTTGCTCCGCCTGCTGCTTGCCAGCGCGGTGCTGATCGGGATCAACTGGCTTGTCTATATCTATGCGATTTTCACCGAACATGTGCTTGCCGCCAGCCTCGGCTATTATCTGAACCCTCTGATCAATGTGCTGCTTGGCATGATATTTCTTGGCGAGCGACTGTCGCGCCTTCAGGGTGTGGCGGTTGCTATGGCCGCCTTGGGCGTGGCGATGCTCCTTGCAGGGGCGCTGAATACCCTTTGGATCAGCGTTACTCTTGCTCTGTCTTTCGGAACCTATGGTTTGCTGCGCAAGATTGCCCCGGTGGGGTCGCTTCCCGGGCTTGCGGTCGAAACAACCTTGCTGCTGCCCATCTCGCTTGCCGCCGCCGCCTATTATCTGGTCGCAGACAGCGGCACGGGTTTCGGGTCGAGCACCGGGATCAGCCTGTTGCTGGCAGCGGCTGGAGTAGTGACCGCGGTGCCGCTGTTGCTCTTCGCCACCGCCGCGCGGCGGATGAGCTATGCCGCGCTGGGCTTCATCCAGTATCTGGCGCCCACTATCCAGTTTTTCGTGGGCATTTTCCTGTTCCGCGAACCGCTCAAACCCGCGCAGCTTATCTGCTTCCTGCTGATCTGGGCGAGCATCGCCGTGTTCAGCTTTGATCTGTGGCGCAAGATGCGCGCGAGCCGGATGATCGAGATCGCCTGA
- a CDS encoding glycine zipper 2TM domain-containing protein: MKKITKGLRAAAMATGLTLTSPVLAGVPGGLATPSADIAAAPIALAQDSGFHKKNKKHRHYARDQRINRDTRIWRGDDGRYYCKRDNGTTGLLIGGAVGGLAGHEIAGGGDKLLGTIIGAGAGALLGREIDRDKYRCR, translated from the coding sequence ATGAAAAAGATTACCAAGGGTTTGAGGGCCGCCGCAATGGCTACCGGCCTCACCCTCACCAGCCCCGTTCTGGCGGGCGTTCCGGGCGGCCTCGCGACTCCGTCCGCTGATATCGCGGCGGCGCCTATCGCGCTCGCTCAGGACAGTGGCTTTCACAAAAAGAATAAAAAGCACCGCCATTATGCTCGCGACCAGCGGATCAACCGCGACACGCGCATCTGGCGCGGCGATGACGGGCGTTATTATTGCAAGCGCGACAATGGTACGACCGGCCTGCTGATCGGCGGTGCGGTCGGTGGTCTGGCCGGCCATGAAATCGCCGGTGGCGGCGACAAGCTGCTTGGCACTATCATTGGTGCGGGTGCAGGCGCGCTGCTGGGTCGGGAAATCGATCGCGACAAATATCGCTGTCGCTAA
- a CDS encoding GNAT family N-acetyltransferase: protein MLNGPLLVTQRLILRPPAPEDFDAFAAMCTEEETMRFIGGACARAAAWRQWCLIAGAWHIRGFSMFSVIERSTGEWIGRVGPWEPEGWPAPEVGYGLSARFAGKGYALEAAIAACDFAVEFLKWPQLMHSIDVDNIRSQALAKRLGATNSGPTRLPAPFEDARVDAWVQGAEDWRIKRNEFQP, encoded by the coding sequence ATGCTCAACGGCCCCCTGCTCGTCACCCAGCGCCTGATCCTCCGCCCGCCCGCCCCCGAAGATTTTGACGCCTTCGCCGCCATGTGCACCGAAGAGGAGACAATGCGCTTTATCGGCGGCGCCTGTGCGCGTGCGGCCGCTTGGCGCCAATGGTGCCTTATTGCCGGCGCATGGCATATTCGCGGTTTCTCGATGTTTTCCGTGATTGAGCGGTCCACGGGCGAATGGATTGGCCGCGTCGGCCCCTGGGAACCCGAAGGCTGGCCCGCGCCCGAGGTCGGCTATGGCCTTTCGGCGCGCTTTGCGGGCAAAGGCTATGCCCTGGAAGCTGCGATCGCAGCTTGCGATTTTGCGGTCGAGTTTCTGAAATGGCCGCAACTGATGCACAGCATCGATGTCGACAATATTCGCTCGCAAGCGTTGGCAAAGCGGCTAGGCGCGACTAACAGCGGCCCGACCCGCCTGCCCGCCCCCTTCGAGGACGCGCGCGTCGACGCCTGGGTGCAAGGCGCCGAGGATTGGCGCATCAAACGCAACGAATTTCAGCCATGA
- a CDS encoding rod shape-determining protein: MKLFHWLAASGQDIAIDLGTVNTVIYVRGRGIVLNEPSVIALETRDGRRHVKVVGNEAKPMMGKTPANIEAIRPLRDGVIADIDIAEQMIKHFIDKALGGPSRLRRRSHVVICVPSGSTPVERRALRDAATNAGAVSVRLLEEPLAAAIGACLPVTEPRGAMVVDIGGGTTEVAILSLGGIAYSASARVGGDKLDEMIAAHVRRKHNMMIGEMTAERIKLTIGSAVAPEGRGQAMLIKGRDLVNGRPSEIEIFESEMAEALAEPVGQIIGAVRDALERTAPELSADIIDEGITLTGGGALLRYLDQAISEATGLPVRVADEALICVAMGAGKAFEDQSYHGILMAA, translated from the coding sequence ATGAAATTGTTCCATTGGCTTGCGGCGAGCGGCCAAGATATCGCCATCGACCTCGGCACCGTCAACACCGTCATCTATGTTCGTGGCAGGGGCATTGTGCTCAACGAACCGTCGGTGATCGCGCTCGAAACGCGCGACGGAAGGCGGCATGTCAAGGTGGTCGGCAATGAAGCCAAGCCGATGATGGGGAAGACCCCCGCCAATATCGAAGCGATCCGTCCGTTGCGCGACGGGGTCATCGCCGACATCGACATTGCCGAACAGATGATCAAGCATTTCATCGACAAGGCGCTGGGCGGGCCAAGCCGCCTGCGCCGCCGCAGCCATGTCGTCATCTGCGTGCCGTCAGGCTCCACCCCGGTCGAGCGCCGCGCGCTGCGCGATGCCGCGACCAATGCCGGGGCGGTGAGCGTGCGCCTGCTCGAAGAGCCGCTGGCGGCGGCCATTGGCGCGTGCCTGCCCGTCACCGAACCGCGCGGCGCGATGGTCGTCGATATCGGCGGCGGCACGACCGAGGTTGCGATATTGTCGCTGGGCGGCATCGCCTATAGCGCATCCGCGCGGGTGGGGGGCGACAAGCTCGACGAAATGATCGCTGCCCATGTCCGCCGCAAGCATAATATGATGATCGGCGAAATGACCGCCGAGCGCATCAAGCTGACCATCGGCAGTGCGGTGGCGCCCGAAGGACGCGGACAGGCGATGCTGATCAAGGGGCGCGACCTGGTGAACGGGCGGCCGTCGGAGATCGAGATTTTCGAATCCGAAATGGCCGAGGCGCTGGCCGAGCCGGTGGGACAGATCATCGGCGCGGTGCGCGATGCGCTGGAACGCACCGCTCCCGAATTGTCCGCTGACATCATCGACGAAGGCATTACGCTGACCGGCGGCGGCGCGCTGCTTCGGTATCTCGATCAGGCAATTTCGGAGGCAACGGGGCTTCCCGTGCGCGTCGCCGACGAGGCGCTGATCTGTGTCGCCATGGGCGCGGGGAAGGCCTTTGAGGACCAAAGCTATCACGGCATTTTGATGGCCGCCTGA
- a CDS encoding GIY-YIG nuclease family protein, translated as MERGPCVYILARSSHGTLYTGVTSNLVQRVHQHREGTFGGYTKDYGIKRLVWFECHETMEAAILREKRIKRWLRAWKYDLIHTMNPMWRDLAEDFGFDPLPLGREKAGPGSSPG; from the coding sequence ATGGAACGCGGCCCCTGCGTCTATATTCTCGCGCGATCTTCCCACGGCACCTTGTACACCGGGGTTACGTCGAACCTTGTTCAACGCGTCCACCAGCATCGCGAAGGGACGTTCGGCGGCTATACCAAGGATTATGGAATCAAGCGGCTGGTCTGGTTCGAATGCCATGAGACGATGGAAGCCGCCATCCTGCGCGAAAAGCGCATCAAGCGATGGCTACGCGCATGGAAATATGATCTGATCCACACGATGAATCCCATGTGGCGCGACCTGGCCGAAGATTTCGGCTTCGATCCGCTCCCGCTGGGAAGAGAAAAGGCGGGTCCCGGGTCAAGCCCGGGATGA
- a CDS encoding DUF1330 domain-containing protein: MTADRHIDPERTQFDAFKALPRDREIHMLNLVRFRGEAAYPTDHPLAAKRLTGVEAYALYGEHSGPVFQRVGGTIIWRGRMETMVIGPDAENCDTLFIARYPTASAFLEMVTDPVYRQAVVHRQAAVETSRLIRCDGEASPSGTVFG, translated from the coding sequence ATGACCGCAGACCGCCATATCGACCCTGAGCGCACGCAGTTCGACGCCTTCAAGGCTCTGCCGCGCGACCGGGAAATCCATATGCTGAACCTTGTCCGCTTTCGGGGCGAGGCCGCCTATCCCACCGATCACCCTCTTGCGGCCAAAAGGCTGACGGGGGTCGAGGCCTATGCGCTTTACGGTGAGCATAGCGGCCCCGTTTTCCAGCGTGTCGGCGGCACCATTATCTGGCGCGGAAGGATGGAAACCATGGTCATCGGCCCTGATGCGGAGAATTGCGATACGCTGTTCATCGCCCGCTACCCCACCGCTTCGGCTTTTCTCGAAATGGTCACCGATCCCGTTTATCGGCAGGCCGTCGTGCATCGCCAAGCAGCGGTTGAAACCTCCCGCCTAATCCGCTGCGATGGCGAAGCGTCCCCTTCCGGCACAGTTTTTGGGTGA
- a CDS encoding MBL fold metallo-hydrolase — protein sequence MNAPTPPLKAAVVPVTAFQQNCTLLWCTETNKAAFVDPGGDLDKLKDAVKQTGVEVEKILVTHGHMDHCGQAGMLAKELGVPIEGPHEDDRFWIERFAEDGARFGMVGEIFEPDRWLVDGDQVTVGHLTLDVIHCPGHTPGHVVFHHGPSKLAIVGDVLFQGSIGRTDFPRGNHQQLLDSITQKLWPLGEETIFLPGHGPHSSFAQERRTNPFVGDAVVGANG from the coding sequence ATGAATGCTCCCACTCCACCGCTCAAGGCCGCCGTCGTTCCTGTCACCGCCTTTCAGCAGAATTGCACCCTGCTCTGGTGCACCGAAACCAACAAGGCCGCCTTTGTCGACCCCGGCGGCGATCTCGACAAGCTGAAGGATGCCGTCAAACAGACGGGGGTGGAGGTGGAGAAGATCCTCGTCACCCATGGCCATATGGACCATTGCGGCCAGGCGGGGATGCTGGCGAAGGAATTGGGTGTGCCCATCGAAGGGCCGCATGAGGATGACCGTTTCTGGATCGAGCGTTTTGCCGAGGATGGCGCGCGGTTCGGCATGGTCGGCGAAATTTTCGAGCCCGACCGCTGGCTGGTCGATGGCGATCAGGTGACGGTGGGCCATCTGACGCTCGACGTCATCCATTGCCCCGGCCACACGCCGGGGCATGTCGTCTTTCACCATGGCCCGTCAAAGCTGGCGATCGTCGGCGATGTGCTGTTTCAAGGGTCGATCGGTCGGACCGATTTTCCGCGCGGCAATCATCAGCAATTGCTCGATTCGATCACGCAGAAATTGTGGCCGCTGGGCGAAGAGACGATTTTCCTGCCCGGCCATGGTCCGCACAGCAGCTTTGCCCAGGAACGGCGCACCAATCCCTTTGTCGGCGATGCGGTGGTGGGCGCGAACGGCTGA
- a CDS encoding bifunctional sulfur carrier protein/thiazole synthase protein: MTDQWSVAGRSFSSRLIVGTGKYKDFEQNAAAVEASGAEIVTVAVRRVNVSDPTAPMLTDYIDPKKITYLPNTAGCFNADDAIRTLRLAREAGGWDLVKLEVLGEAKTLYPNMRETLEATEVLAKEGFLPMVYCVDDPIAAKQLEDAGAVAIMPLGAPIGSGLGIQNRVTIRLIVEGASVPVLVDAGVGTASDAAVAMELGCDGVLMNTAIAEAKDPIRMARAMKAAVEAGRDAYLAGRMGQRRYADPSSPLAGLI; the protein is encoded by the coding sequence TTGACCGACCAATGGAGCGTTGCCGGGCGGAGCTTTTCCTCGCGCCTGATCGTGGGCACGGGGAAATACAAGGATTTTGAACAAAATGCCGCCGCGGTCGAGGCGTCGGGGGCGGAAATCGTCACCGTCGCGGTGCGGCGCGTCAATGTGTCGGACCCGACGGCGCCGATGCTGACCGATTATATCGACCCAAAAAAGATCACCTATCTGCCCAATACGGCGGGCTGCTTTAACGCCGATGATGCGATCCGCACGCTGCGCCTCGCGCGCGAGGCCGGGGGCTGGGACCTTGTGAAGCTGGAAGTGCTGGGGGAGGCGAAGACGCTTTACCCCAATATGCGCGAAACGCTGGAGGCGACCGAGGTGCTGGCCAAGGAAGGCTTTTTGCCGATGGTCTATTGCGTCGATGATCCGATTGCGGCGAAACAGCTGGAGGATGCGGGCGCGGTCGCGATCATGCCTTTGGGCGCGCCGATAGGCTCGGGCCTCGGTATCCAGAACCGCGTGACCATCCGCCTGATCGTCGAGGGTGCCTCGGTGCCGGTGCTCGTCGATGCGGGCGTCGGCACGGCGAGCGATGCGGCGGTCGCCATGGAATTGGGCTGTGATGGCGTGCTGATGAACACCGCCATTGCCGAAGCCAAGGATCCCATTCGCATGGCGCGCGCGATGAAGGCGGCGGTCGAGGCCGGGCGCGACGCCTATCTGGCGGGCCGCATGGGACAGCGGCGCTATGCCGACCCGTCGAGCCCGCTCGCCGGGCTGATCTGA
- a CDS encoding CsbD family protein: MGELTDKAKGLANETAGNAKQAAGKLTDNNRLRAEGEAQERRGEGQNLAGKIKGALGDKV; this comes from the coding sequence ATGGGTGAACTGACCGACAAGGCCAAGGGCCTCGCCAATGAAACCGCCGGCAACGCCAAGCAAGCCGCCGGCAAACTGACCGATAATAACCGCCTCCGCGCCGAAGGCGAAGCGCAGGAACGCCGCGGCGAAGGCCAGAATCTCGCCGGAAAGATCAAGGGCGCGCTGGGCGACAAGGTCTGA
- the pyrC gene encoding dihydroorotase — protein sequence MTDRLTIRRPDDWHVHLRDGAMLNHVARYTARQFARAIVMPNLSPPVTTVEQGKAYRERINAAVPAEMDFTPLIVAYLTDTSDAAEMARGHAEGVFTAAKLYPAHATTGSAHGVTDIANIRPVLERMQDIGMPLLIHGEVTDHDVDIFDREAVFIERTLAPLVRDMPALKIVFEHITTAEAAQFVADAPANVAATITPQHMHINRNAMLVGGIRPHAYCLPVAKREHHRLAVRAAATSGSPKFFLGTDSAPHEVHTKESACGCAGIFNAPFALESYLTAFDEDDALDWFEAFASENGPRFYGLPLNEGTVTLERAEVTVPDRIGEVVPFHAGETLGWRLV from the coding sequence ATGACCGACCGCCTGACTATCCGCCGCCCCGACGACTGGCATGTCCATTTGCGCGACGGCGCCATGCTGAACCATGTCGCCCGCTATACGGCGCGGCAGTTCGCGCGCGCGATCGTCATGCCGAACCTGTCGCCCCCGGTCACGACGGTCGAACAAGGCAAGGCCTATCGCGAGCGGATTAATGCGGCGGTTCCGGCGGAGATGGATTTCACCCCGCTGATCGTCGCCTATCTGACCGACACGAGCGACGCCGCGGAAATGGCGCGCGGCCACGCGGAGGGGGTGTTCACCGCCGCCAAGCTTTATCCCGCCCATGCGACCACGGGCAGCGCGCATGGCGTCACCGACATCGCCAATATCCGCCCGGTTCTGGAGCGGATGCAGGACATCGGCATGCCGCTCCTGATCCATGGCGAGGTGACCGACCATGATGTGGATATTTTCGACCGCGAGGCGGTGTTTATCGAGCGCACGCTGGCGCCGCTGGTGCGCGACATGCCCGCGCTCAAGATCGTCTTTGAACATATCACCACGGCAGAGGCGGCGCAGTTTGTCGCCGACGCCCCCGCCAATGTCGCCGCGACGATCACGCCGCAGCATATGCACATCAACCGCAATGCCATGCTGGTGGGCGGCATTCGTCCCCATGCCTATTGCCTGCCCGTTGCGAAGCGCGAGCATCACCGGCTGGCGGTGCGCGCCGCCGCAACATCGGGTTCGCCCAAATTCTTCCTGGGCACCGACAGCGCGCCGCATGAGGTGCACACGAAGGAAAGCGCCTGCGGCTGCGCGGGAATTTTCAACGCGCCCTTCGCGCTTGAATCCTATCTCACCGCCTTTGACGAAGATGATGCGCTCGACTGGTTCGAGGCTTTTGCGAGCGAAAACGGCCCGCGCTTCTATGGCTTGCCCCTCAACGAAGGCACGGTGACGCTCGAACGCGCCGAAGTGACGGTGCCCGACCGCATCGGCGAGGTCGTGCCTTTTCATGCGGGCGAAACGCTGGGGTGGCGGCTGGTCTGA
- the rpmF gene encoding 50S ribosomal protein L32 — protein sequence MAVPKRKTSPSKRGMRRSHDSLKVEAFQECPNCGELKRPHNLCNACGHYNGREVVSVGA from the coding sequence ATGGCCGTCCCCAAGCGAAAAACTTCGCCCTCCAAGCGCGGCATGCGTCGCAGCCACGACAGCCTGAAGGTTGAAGCCTTTCAGGAATGCCCCAATTGCGGCGAATTGAAGCGTCCGCACAACCTCTGCAACGCCTGCGGCCATTATAATGGCCGTGAAGTGGTGTCGGTCGGCGCATAA
- a CDS encoding amidohydrolase family protein, producing MRRAFHGGVAAALLLFPVASFAQQSFDSHVHLWNGAESVADYEAQLARDGQEVSGFGAMWFGGPNQALAGDPEAIRRGNDGLIALARAHPAIVPIATVHPYDGDAALAELERVAGLGVRVLKIHPHTQKFDPADPRVLALVRKAGALKLVVVMDNAHIVPGGDSEKLFNLALQAPQTKFVFAHMGGTNFRFWNILKMARTAEGLFGNNIYFDISAIVTLVADSPLAEEFVWTIRNVGIDHVLLGSDYPQFSLAQTVEALDKLGLTAEERAKILSENGRRLFMSDQ from the coding sequence ATGCGCCGCGCTTTTCATGGGGGTGTTGCCGCGGCGCTCCTGCTTTTTCCCGTTGCTTCGTTCGCGCAGCAATCTTTCGACAGCCATGTCCATCTGTGGAACGGCGCTGAATCGGTTGCGGACTATGAGGCGCAGCTTGCCCGCGACGGACAGGAGGTCAGCGGCTTCGGCGCCATGTGGTTCGGCGGCCCCAATCAGGCGCTGGCGGGCGACCCGGAAGCAATCCGGCGCGGCAATGACGGGCTGATCGCGCTCGCCAGGGCCCATCCCGCTATCGTTCCGATTGCGACGGTGCACCCCTATGATGGCGATGCCGCCCTTGCGGAGCTGGAGCGGGTGGCGGGGCTGGGCGTCCGCGTGCTGAAAATTCATCCGCACACCCAGAAATTTGACCCCGCCGACCCGCGCGTGCTCGCGCTGGTACGAAAGGCCGGGGCGCTGAAGCTGGTGGTGGTGATGGACAATGCCCATATCGTCCCCGGCGGCGACAGCGAGAAATTATTCAACCTCGCGCTGCAGGCGCCCCAGACCAAATTTGTCTTTGCCCATATGGGCGGAACGAATTTCCGCTTCTGGAACATATTAAAAATGGCGCGCACCGCCGAAGGATTGTTCGGCAATAATATCTATTTCGACATTTCGGCCATCGTCACGCTTGTCGCCGATTCCCCGCTCGCGGAGGAATTTGTCTGGACGATCCGCAATGTCGGGATCGACCATGTGCTGCTGGGGTCCGATTATCCGCAGTTCAGCCTGGCGCAAACGGTCGAGGCGCTGGACAAGCTGGGCCTGACGGCCGAGGAGCGGGCGAAGATCCTGTCCGAAAATGGCCGACGGCTTTTTATGTCCGATCAGTGA
- a CDS encoding retropepsin-like aspartic protease family protein, with protein MIGRFFGLAFFIAALSVGMAKCASRTPTLAETESGGTVSGNHDNWTTQPRTKGGWSSGTAQRSAGGEVRLGRARDSHFYADASIDGRRIRMMVDSGASIIALTRRDAETLGIDVASLRIGGHANTAGGTVPLRPVMLDSVAVDGIEKRRVQAAVIDADMGVSLLGQSFLSRLDAVNIEGDTMTLR; from the coding sequence ATGATCGGACGTTTTTTTGGCCTGGCCTTTTTCATCGCGGCGTTGTCGGTCGGCATGGCGAAATGCGCCAGCCGAACGCCCACGCTTGCCGAGACCGAAAGCGGCGGCACGGTTTCGGGCAATCATGACAATTGGACGACCCAGCCGCGGACGAAGGGCGGCTGGTCCTCCGGCACCGCGCAGCGCAGCGCAGGCGGCGAAGTCCGGCTGGGCCGGGCAAGGGATTCGCATTTCTATGCCGACGCCAGCATCGACGGACGCCGCATCCGCATGATGGTCGACAGCGGCGCGTCGATCATCGCACTCACCCGCCGCGATGCCGAAACGCTGGGGATTGATGTTGCGAGCCTGCGCATCGGCGGGCACGCAAATACCGCGGGCGGCACCGTCCCGCTGCGCCCCGTCATGCTCGACAGCGTCGCGGTCGACGGCATCGAAAAGCGCCGGGTGCAGGCCGCGGTGATCGACGCCGACATGGGCGTCTCGCTGCTCGGCCAAAGCTTTTTGTCGCGGCTCGACGCGGTGAACATCGAAGGCGATACCATGACCTTGCGGTGA
- a CDS encoding MAPEG family protein — MFILPVSLTIAAGAALLNLWLMMRVGRVRTQEKISVGDGGNERLQRRMRAHSNYIENTAFVLILLALIELAIGSSLWLWAVGVLYLVARILHAFGMDGMGWARMAGTLGSMLVQLGLAIIALVSVYTATGKPVITEIGETEVVLPQ, encoded by the coding sequence ATGTTTATTTTGCCTGTCAGCCTGACAATCGCGGCGGGGGCCGCGCTACTCAACCTCTGGCTGATGATGCGCGTGGGGCGCGTCCGGACACAGGAAAAAATCTCGGTCGGCGATGGCGGCAATGAACGATTGCAACGCCGGATGCGCGCGCACAGCAATTATATCGAGAATACGGCCTTTGTCCTGATTCTGCTCGCGCTGATCGAGCTCGCGATCGGCTCCTCGCTTTGGCTCTGGGCGGTCGGCGTGCTTTATCTGGTAGCGCGCATCCTCCACGCCTTTGGCATGGACGGCATGGGCTGGGCGCGCATGGCAGGCACGCTGGGTTCGATGCTGGTGCAACTTGGCCTTGCGATTATCGCGCTCGTTTCGGTTTATACGGCGACCGGAAAGCCGGTCATCACCGAAATTGGCGAGACCGAGGTTGTCCTGCCCCAATGA
- the ygfZ gene encoding CAF17-like 4Fe-4S cluster assembly/insertion protein YgfZ codes for MTNTSLHNRALLRLSGEDVRGFLQGLVTNDVAGNLPVWAALLTPQGKVLFDFMIWGDEEDILIDCEAEVADALAKRLTLYRLRRAISIAREEALAVHWAREGDLGVPDPRLSDLGQRWLAPPEEGEGADADWRAHRLSLGVTEGRAELGDGATLWLECNAAELNGVSFAKGCYVGQENTARMNWRQKVNRRLVVVPIAEADEKRQMIAYPDLGWSVEHRRVEAIDAAVAPGWLREGLAATGG; via the coding sequence ATGACCAATACCAGCCTTCACAATCGCGCGCTCCTTCGTCTGTCGGGGGAGGATGTCCGGGGATTTCTGCAGGGGCTGGTGACCAATGATGTCGCGGGCAATCTGCCCGTCTGGGCGGCGCTTTTGACCCCGCAGGGCAAGGTGTTGTTCGATTTTATGATCTGGGGTGATGAGGAAGATATCCTTATCGACTGCGAGGCAGAAGTCGCCGACGCGCTGGCGAAGCGGCTCACCCTCTATCGCCTGCGCCGCGCAATCAGCATCGCCCGTGAAGAGGCGCTGGCGGTGCATTGGGCGCGCGAGGGCGATCTGGGTGTCCCCGACCCGCGGCTTTCCGATCTGGGTCAGCGCTGGCTGGCGCCGCCAGAGGAGGGGGAGGGCGCCGACGCCGACTGGCGCGCGCATCGCCTGTCGCTGGGCGTCACCGAAGGGCGCGCCGAACTGGGCGACGGCGCGACGCTGTGGCTTGAATGCAATGCCGCCGAGCTCAACGGCGTGAGCTTTGCCAAGGGCTGCTATGTCGGGCAGGAAAATACCGCGCGGATGAACTGGCGGCAAAAGGTCAACCGGCGGCTGGTCGTCGTCCCCATCGCCGAGGCCGATGAAAAGCGCCAGATGATCGCCTATCCCGATCTCGGCTGGTCGGTCGAGCATCGCCGCGTCGAGGCCATTGATGCAGCGGTCGCCCCCGGCTGGCTGCGCGAAGGGTTGGCGGCGACCGGGGGATAA
- the plsX gene encoding phosphate acyltransferase PlsX: MSLPPRIAIDAMGGDVGVRVMCAGAAMARHRHDQLRFLLVGDEERIKAALDHHPNLRAASDIIHTDKVVSGEEKPSQALRSGRGSSMGLAIDAVKRGDAGGAVSAGNTGALMAMAKLALRTMPGIDRPALAALLPSLGDNDVVMLDLGANTECDATNLTQFAVMGAAYARTAMGLERPRVALLNIGTEEMKGTDQIRDAAALLRGAQGLPMEFAGFIEGDKLSRGDVDVVVHDGFSGNIALKTIEGTARFVTDLLRRAFTSSVRSKIGFLISRPATELLRHHLDPNNHNGAVFLGLNGVVLKSHGSADAKGVANAVHLCAELVEKDITRQVTEDLANFRRGSAA; encoded by the coding sequence ATGAGCTTGCCACCGCGAATCGCGATCGATGCGATGGGCGGTGACGTGGGCGTCCGCGTCATGTGCGCGGGCGCTGCCATGGCGCGCCACCGGCATGACCAGCTGCGCTTTCTACTGGTCGGGGACGAGGAGCGGATCAAAGCCGCGCTCGACCACCATCCCAATCTGCGCGCTGCTTCGGACATTATTCACACCGATAAAGTGGTGTCGGGTGAAGAAAAGCCAAGCCAGGCGCTGCGCAGCGGACGGGGCAGTTCGATGGGCCTTGCCATCGACGCGGTAAAACGCGGCGATGCGGGCGGGGCTGTGTCCGCTGGTAATACTGGCGCGCTGATGGCGATGGCAAAGCTTGCGCTGCGCACCATGCCGGGCATCGACCGCCCGGCGCTCGCTGCGCTGCTGCCGTCGCTGGGCGACAATGATGTTGTCATGCTCGACCTTGGCGCCAATACCGAGTGCGACGCCACCAATCTGACGCAATTTGCCGTGATGGGCGCCGCCTATGCGCGCACCGCCATGGGGCTGGAGCGCCCCCGCGTCGCGCTGCTCAATATCGGCACCGAAGAGATGAAGGGCACCGATCAGATTCGCGACGCGGCAGCCTTGCTGCGCGGGGCTCAAGGGCTTCCGATGGAATTTGCGGGCTTTATCGAAGGCGATAAATTATCGCGCGGCGATGTTGACGTCGTCGTCCATGATGGCTTTTCGGGCAATATCGCCCTAAAGACGATCGAAGGGACGGCGCGTTTCGTGACCGACCTGTTGCGCCGCGCCTTCACTTCGTCGGTGCGATCGAAAATCGGTTTTCTCATTTCGCGCCCCGCGACCGAACTGCTGCGCCATCATCTGGACCCCAATAATCACAATGGGGCGGTTTTTCTGGGCTTGAACGGGGTGGTGCTGAAAAGCCACGGAAGCGCCGATGCCAAAGGGGTCGCCAATGCGGTTCATCTTTGCGCCGAACTGGTCGAAAAGGATATAACCCGTCAGGTGACTGAGGATCTTGCCAATTTCCGCCGCGGTAGCGCGGCATGA